A single region of the Natronorubrum daqingense genome encodes:
- a CDS encoding DUF7282 domain-containing protein, producing the protein MTTRNQLLVVLTVLMMICSSGAMVAGAAPATVDEQDDGYDDSEAGEDTAPDDEPDDAPPDADDDADVDDDEVGPPDDVDDPDAPDDDDFDDVDDDEAPDDDALDDDGVDDDADASVTFSDQELEDDTVVVDEVALEDGGFVAIHDSSVLAGNVLDSVIGSSEYLEEGTHDDVDVTLDESLEEDETLVAMAHHDTNDNQEFDYVESDGEEDGPYVTEDGEPIADQAVVSVGDDVDPNDDDAPVDDDAPVDDAPDDAPVDDPVDDDDRPADVDDDEVDDDEVPDDEAPDDAAEDRPDHDADDDRADDDKVDDDDKPVDDAPEDDKPAEEKPDDDKADDDDKVDDDDKPVDDAPDDDEPAEEKPDDDKADDDDKVDDAPEDDEPAEEKPDDDKADDDDKVDDAPDDEPAEEKPDDDKADDDKVDDDDDKPVDDAPDDDGPAEEPPAADGPDADDPDDDAPVDDPDDDAVEEDPDDAPDDTIDVLVEELIVFVHVDETPHEMPANGDDVDMNDVDDNDVDVNGIDDNDVDDNDYEADDDYNGVDDNDVDDYNGVNDNDVDNDYNGVDDDANDVEIDSDDPAADDVPEDAVTDELEDAGYTLTDVELTVTIDEVTIVPVTGEDDVANGMDSPADTPADGDDGPADDDAPADDGPNGPAMDDDEPANDGPNGPAMDDDDGPPGEDGPNGPPVDNGPDDPPMDDDDGPADDGVEDDAADDEPTPEVDDDDYDIVIEQATLFVFISDADEMLEDAPDDDPVDDAPDDDPVDDAPEDDAVDDEPADGPADDGVEDDVDAADEPVDDGPADDDYAEPQPAVVATS; encoded by the coding sequence ATGACTACACGTAATCAGCTACTCGTGGTACTCACCGTCTTGATGATGATTTGCTCGAGCGGGGCGATGGTAGCAGGTGCCGCACCTGCGACCGTCGACGAGCAAGACGATGGGTACGACGACTCAGAAGCGGGCGAGGACACAGCACCGGACGACGAACCTGACGACGCACCACCGGACGCGGATGACGACGCGGATGTGGATGACGACGAGGTCGGGCCGCCCGACGACGTTGACGATCCCGATGCGCCCGACGATGACGACTTCGACGACGTCGATGACGACGAGGCACCTGACGACGACGCTCTCGACGACGATGGCGTCGACGACGATGCCGACGCAAGCGTGACGTTTAGCGACCAAGAACTCGAGGACGATACCGTCGTGGTCGACGAGGTTGCCCTCGAAGACGGTGGCTTCGTCGCGATTCACGACAGTAGCGTACTCGCAGGAAACGTCCTCGATAGCGTTATCGGCTCCTCGGAGTACCTCGAGGAGGGGACGCACGATGACGTCGACGTAACCCTCGACGAGTCACTCGAGGAAGACGAGACGCTCGTCGCGATGGCCCACCACGATACGAACGACAACCAGGAGTTCGACTACGTCGAGAGTGACGGCGAGGAAGACGGCCCGTACGTCACTGAGGACGGCGAGCCGATCGCTGATCAGGCAGTCGTTTCGGTCGGTGACGACGTCGATCCGAACGACGACGATGCACCGGTCGATGACGACGCGCCTGTGGACGATGCCCCTGATGATGCACCAGTTGACGATCCGGTCGACGATGACGACCGACCAGCGGACGTCGATGATGACGAAGTAGATGACGACGAGGTCCCTGATGACGAGGCCCCAGACGACGCAGCTGAAGACCGGCCAGACCATGACGCTGACGACGACAGGGCAGATGATGACAAGGTAGATGACGACGACAAACCGGTAGATGACGCCCCTGAGGACGACAAGCCTGCTGAGGAGAAGCCTGACGACGACAAGGCAGACGATGACGACAAAGTAGACGATGACGACAAACCGGTAGATGACGCCCCAGATGATGACGAACCTGCCGAAGAGAAGCCCGATGACGACAAGGCAGATGACGATGACAAAGTAGACGATGCGCCTGAGGATGACGAGCCTGCCGAAGAGAAGCCCGATGACGACAAGGCAGATGATGACGACAAAGTAGACGATGCGCCTGACGACGAACCTGCCGAGGAGAAACCTGACGACGATAAGGCAGATGACGACAAAGTAGACGATGACGACGACAAACCGGTAGATGACGCTCCTGACGACGACGGACCTGCTGAAGAACCTCCTGCAGCGGACGGACCTGACGCAGACGACCCTGACGACGACGCTCCGGTCGACGACCCGGATGACGACGCTGTCGAAGAAGACCCCGATGACGCACCAGACGACACGATCGACGTGCTCGTCGAAGAACTGATCGTCTTCGTCCACGTCGACGAGACGCCCCACGAGATGCCAGCCAACGGTGACGACGTGGACATGAACGATGTCGACGACAACGACGTCGACGTGAACGGAATCGACGACAACGACGTCGACGACAACGATTACGAGGCTGACGACGACTACAACGGCGTCGATGACAACGACGTTGACGACTACAACGGCGTGAACGACAACGACGTTGACAACGATTACAATGGCGTCGATGACGACGCTAACGACGTCGAAATCGACAGCGACGACCCCGCCGCTGACGACGTTCCCGAAGATGCCGTGACCGACGAACTCGAGGACGCCGGCTACACGCTCACTGACGTCGAACTCACCGTGACGATCGACGAAGTGACGATCGTACCGGTGACCGGCGAGGACGACGTGGCGAACGGTATGGACTCACCAGCGGACACGCCAGCTGACGGCGACGACGGACCAGCCGATGACGACGCGCCGGCTGACGACGGACCGAACGGTCCAGCGATGGATGACGACGAACCAGCCAACGATGGACCAAACGGTCCAGCGATGGACGACGATGACGGTCCACCAGGTGAGGACGGACCGAACGGCCCACCAGTCGATAACGGTCCGGACGACCCACCGATGGACGACGATGACGGACCAGCCGATGATGGCGTCGAAGACGATGCTGCCGACGACGAGCCAACACCAGAAGTCGATGACGACGACTACGACATCGTGATCGAGCAGGCGACGCTCTTCGTCTTCATCTCCGACGCCGACGAGATGCTCGAGGACGCACCTGACGACGATCCAGTCGATGATGCGCCTGACGACGACCCGGTCGATGATGCCCCTGAAGACGATGCTGTCGACGATGAGCCCGCTGACGGCCCCGCTGACGACGGCGTCGAAGACGATGTCGACGCTGCAGACGAGCCCGTCGATGACGGGCCTGCGGACGACGACTATGCCGAGCCACAGCCAGCAGTCGTTGCAACGAGCTAA
- a CDS encoding DUF7344 domain-containing protein, producing the protein MSVQTNRSESLAESEVFHILGNDRRRAIVQLLAEDGGQVDVSDVASEIAATETDTTPVPNNLYKSVYVSLQQTHLPQLQEDDVIEYDSEAKTIQPGTHFEDVLQYINGHGASGPTVLQLHFAICVLGLAVIAFAGIGAPVVSSIDPVFASVIVLLVVAASSLYRLLA; encoded by the coding sequence ATGTCTGTTCAGACTAACCGCAGCGAGTCACTCGCAGAAAGCGAGGTGTTCCACATCCTCGGAAACGATAGACGTCGGGCTATCGTCCAACTGCTCGCCGAAGACGGTGGACAGGTCGACGTTTCCGACGTCGCCTCCGAAATCGCTGCAACCGAGACCGACACGACGCCAGTCCCGAACAATCTCTACAAAAGCGTCTACGTCTCCTTACAACAGACTCACCTCCCCCAACTCCAAGAAGACGACGTCATCGAGTACGATTCCGAGGCGAAAACGATTCAACCGGGCACACACTTCGAGGACGTGCTACAGTACATCAACGGCCACGGTGCAAGCGGCCCGACCGTCCTCCAGTTGCACTTCGCAATCTGCGTTCTCGGACTCGCCGTCATCGCGTTCGCCGGAATCGGCGCACCGGTCGTCTCGAGTATCGATCCCGTGTTCGCGAGCGTGATCGTCCTGTTAGTCGTCGCTGCCAGCAGCCTCTACCGATTACTGGCGTAA
- a CDS encoding DUF7563 family protein produces MESSTAGARCRNCGTHVTQQFARVFGDNGDVVHGCPGCTTYREMQSGGHLPRE; encoded by the coding sequence ATGGAATCGTCGACTGCAGGTGCACGCTGTCGAAACTGCGGAACCCACGTCACCCAACAATTTGCCCGCGTCTTCGGTGACAACGGCGATGTGGTCCACGGTTGTCCGGGTTGTACGACCTATCGAGAAATGCAATCGGGCGGCCACCTCCCGCGTGAGTAG
- a CDS encoding helix-turn-helix transcriptional regulator — MTSQFHGSATTLVSPETAGIESVTTDISIWSAPFVAAGVGHPVQLEWSPHIAALLGILGLALLGGVLVVRNRLGSRDSFSADSSTHTEEFLTDREQVQQLIQDNGGRMKQSRIVDSVDWSKAKVSRLLAELEEEGRITKLRLGRENLVCLPGHEPTASQSPERPTNE, encoded by the coding sequence ATGACCAGTCAGTTCCACGGATCCGCCACGACGCTCGTCTCTCCTGAGACAGCAGGCATCGAATCAGTAACCACCGACATTTCCATCTGGTCCGCGCCGTTCGTGGCCGCCGGCGTCGGCCACCCAGTGCAACTCGAGTGGAGCCCACACATCGCTGCGCTCCTTGGCATCCTCGGTCTCGCACTCCTCGGTGGTGTTCTCGTCGTCCGCAACCGACTGGGTAGTCGCGACTCGTTCTCAGCCGACTCGAGTACGCACACCGAAGAGTTCCTCACCGATCGAGAACAGGTTCAACAGCTCATTCAGGACAACGGCGGCCGGATGAAGCAATCTCGGATCGTCGACTCCGTCGACTGGTCGAAGGCCAAAGTCAGCAGATTACTCGCCGAACTCGAGGAGGAAGGGCGGATTACGAAGCTCCGACTCGGCAGAGAGAACCTCGTCTGCTTGCCCGGACACGAGCCGACGGCCTCACAATCACCCGAGCGACCGACGAACGAGTGA